The sequence below is a genomic window from Papio anubis isolate 15944 chromosome X, Panubis1.0, whole genome shotgun sequence.
CATTCTGGCCTCCCCGACTACAGAACAGCCCACTGCCACAGTCACCATCGCCGACTCAGGCCAGGGTGATGTGCAGCCTGGCACTGTCACCTTGGTGTGCTCCAACCCACCCTGTGAGACCCACGAGACTGGCACCACCAACACAGCCACCACCACTGTTGTGGCTAACCTTGGGGGACACCCCCAGCCCACCCAAGTGCAGTTCGTCTGTGACAGACAGGAGGCAGCTGCTTCTCTTGTGACCTCAACTGTGGGGCAGCAGAATGGTAGTGTGGTTCGAGTCTGCTCAAACCCACCCTGCGAGACCCATGAGACGggcaccaccaccaccgccaccaccgcCACCTCCAACATGGCCGGGCAGCATGGCTGCTCAAACCCACCCTGCGAGACCCATGAGACGGGCACCACCAACACTGCCACTACAGCCATGTCAAGTGTCGGCGCCAACCACCAGCGAGATGCCCGTCGGGCCTGTGCAGCCGGCACCCCTGCCGTGATCCGGATCAGTGTGGCCACTGGGGCGCTGGAGGCAGCTCAGGGCTCTAAGCCCCAGTGCCAAACCCGCCAGACCAGCACGACCAGCACCACCATGACTGTGATGGCCACTGGGGCCCCGTGCTCGGCTGGCCCACTCCTTGGGCCAAGCATGGCACGGGAACCTGGGGGCCGTGGCCCTGCTTTTGTGCAGTTGGCCCCTCTGAGTAGCAAAGTCAGGCTGAGCAGCCCAGGCAGCAAGGACCTGCCCGCGGGGCGCCACAGCCACGTGGCCAACACCACTGCCATGGCCCGTTCCAGCATGGGTGCTGGGGAGCCCCGCACGGCACCTGCGTGCGAGAGCCTCCAGGGTGGCTCGCCTAGCACCACAGTGACTGTGACGGCCCTGGAGGCACTGCTGTGCCCCTCGGCCACCGTGACCCAAGTCTGCTCCAACCCACCATGTGAGACCCACGAGACAGGCACCACCAACACCGCCACTACCTCGAATGCAGGCAGCGCCCAGAGGGTGTGCTCCAACCCACCATGCGAAACCCACGAGACAGGCACCACCCACACAGCCACCACCGCCACTTCAAACGGGGGCACGGGCCAGCCCGAGGGTGGGCAACAGCCCCCTGCTGGTCACCCCTGTGAGACACACCAGACCACTTCCACCGGCACCACCATGTCAGTCAGCATGGGCGCCCTGCTTCCCGACGCCACTTCTTCCCACAGGACCCTGGAGTCTGGTCTAGAGGTGGCGGCGGCGCCCAGCGTCACCCCCCAGGCTGGCACCGCACTGCTGGCTCCTTTCCCAACGCAGAGGGTGTGCTCCAACCCCCCCTGTGAGACCCACGAGACGGGCACCACTCACACGGCCACCACTGTCACTTCCAACATGAGCTCAAACCAAGGTGAGTGAAGGCGGGTAGCTTGACTTTCATGGTGTCCCAGCCCCCCAGGCCGAGAGGCCAAGACAACGATGGCGGGGGTCCGTCCAGAGTCTACCAGTCGGGCTCCTTGGTGCCCAGTTTACCAGTGGGGTGGGCTGGGGCGTCCTGGCTATACCTGAAGCAGACGGAGGTCTCCAGGAGCCCGTCCTGCCCTCTCTGGCCCTCCCCTTGGTGGTAGAGGAAGTCCATGGTGGTCAAGCCAAGTGCAGGCCTGGGGGGTTTCTGCTGAGCAGCCGCCTGCCTGTCGCCCCCATAGACCCCCCACCCGCTGCCAGTGATCAGGGAGAGGTGGAGAGCACCCAGGGCGACAGCGTGAACATCACCAGCTCCAGTGCCATCACAACAACTGTGTCCTCCACACTGACGCGGGCTGTGACCACTGTGACGCAGTCCACGCCGGTCCCGGGCCCCTCCGTGCCGGTAAGAGCCCAGGGGGCCGTTTTCCTCCCTGCCTTTCTCACCTACGCCCATGCAGTTCCACACTTAGACACCAGATGTCGCTCTTGTACCAGGCATGGGGCCGCTCCTGGTCCCTTTTCCGGACCATAAAAGGGTAGCCTCGGTGCCTGCTGTGGCAGGAGGCAGGAGCCTCACCGTCCCCCACATCCCTGGGGCGCTTTTATTTCTGTGACTGGTTCCCATCGCGTGTCACTTCACCGCAGCCTGTATAAGACATGgtggggaggccgggcgcggtggctcaagcctgtaatcccagcactttgggaggccgaggcgggtggatcacgaggtcaggagatcgagactatcctggctaacacggtgaaaccccgtctctactaaaaatacaaaaaactagccgggcgtggtggcgggcgcctgtagtctcagctacttgggaggctgaggcgggagaatggcgtgaacccgggaggcggagcttgcagtgaggagatcacgtcactgcactccagcctgggagacacagcgagactccgtctcaaaaaaaaaaaaaaaaaaaaaagacatggtggGGATCTGAGTGCCCATTTGTCCAGGCCAGGGTGACTGAGGACAGGTTAAACCTGACCGGGGGTCTCAAGGGCCTTTGTCCTCATGCTGCTCAGAGAACCactgttccctccctccctattTAACATGGGCTCAAGCTAGCCCATCAAGAATGAAAACTTAGGCCCACAAGGAAAGGTGAAGGCTGGCTTGCTTCTCAGCCCTGCTGCCTGGCTCtggcccctctcctcccctctgacAGGGGCTTCTCTCCCTTTCTAGAAGATTTCATCAATGACTGAGACTGCCCCAAGGGCTCTGACTACTGAAGTCCCCATCCCGGCCAAAATAACAGTGACCATAGCCAACACAGAAACTTCTGACATGCCCTTCTCTGCTGTTGACATCCTGCAGCCCCCAGAGGAACTCCAGGTGTCACCAGGGCCTCGCCAGCAGCTGCCGCCACGGCAGCTTCTACAGTCGGCTTCCACAGCCCTGATGGGGGAGTCCACCGAGGTCCTGTCAGCCTCCCAGACCCCTGAGCTCCCAGCCGCCGTGGATCTGAGCAGCACAGGGGAGCCATCTTCAGGCCAGGAGTCTGCCAGCTCTGCGGTGGTGGCCACTGTGGTGGTCCAGCCACCCCCACCTGCGCAGTCTGAAGTAGACCAGTTATCACTTCCCCAAGAGTTAATGGCCGAGGCCCAAGCTGGCACCACCACCCTCATGGTAACGGGGCTCACCCCTGAGGAGCTGGCAGTGACTGCCGCTGCAGAAGCAGCCGCCCAGGCTGCAGCCACGGAGGAAGCCCAGGCCCTGGCCATCCAGGCGGTGCTCCAGGCCGCACAGCAGGCCGTCATGGGTGAGCACTGGTGCCACCTTGGGGGAGCAGTAGGCTATGGAGACATCCTGGGAAGAGGAGCCCATTTCCCTCGAGGGTGGCGTGAGCCAGATGTGATGGGCAGGACAGGCACAGGGGACCCCAGGCAGACCAGGTAGTAGGGACTGCCATGAAAGACAGGCCGGCCGGGGTTAGCGCCCGGGAAACAGGCAGGGCCCCTCAGCCAGGGCTTAGTCTACAGTGGAGCACAGTGGGAGGTGGACAGGCTCTGGGGGCCTCCGCCCGGGCTGCCCGCTTGCGGCCAGCCTTCCTAGTGAGTAGTGTTTCTCTCCACCCTGGAGCAGGCACTGGCGAGCCTATGGACACCTCTGAGGCAGCAGCAACCGTGACGCAGGCAGAGCTGGGGCACCTGTCAGCCGAGGGTCAGGAGGGCCAGGCCACCACCATCCCTATTGTGCTGACACAGCAGGAGCTGGCTGCCCtggtgcagcagcagcagctgcaggaggcccaggcccagcagcagcatcaccaccTCCCCACTGAGGCCCTGGCCCCTGCCGACAGTCTGAACGACCCGGCCATTGAGAGCAACTGCCTCAATGAGCTGGCCGGCACAGTCCCCAGCACTGTGGCGCTGCTGCCCTCAACGGCCACTGAGAGTAAGCGACTGAGGGCAAATTGGTGCTGGGGTGGTAGGGGCACCCAGGGAGGTGAGGGCAGGATGGGAGGCTCGGTCCCACTTGGGAGCCAGGTCTCCAGAGTCTTTCCTGCTGACACCTTCTTTCTTCCCAGGCCTGGCCCCATCCAACACATTTGTGGCCCCCCAGCCGGTTGTGGTGGCCAGCCCAGCCAAGCTGCAGGCTGCAGCTACCCTGACTGAAGTGGCCAATGGCATCGAGTCCCTGGGTGTGGTGAGTCGGGTGTGTTGGGGCTCTTGAGGCCTGGGGGGCAGCACTGCCTCTGGGTACCGAAGGGCTGATCTCGTCGCACCGATTCTGTCTTCCAGAAGCCTGACCTGCCACCCCCACCCAGCAAAGCCCCCATGAAGAAGGAGAACCAGTGGTTTGATGTAGGGGTCATTAAGGGCACCAATGTAATGGTGACACACTATTTCCTGCCACCAGATGATGCTGTCCCATCAGACGTAAGTGTCCCCAGGTGCTGATGTCCTCAGGTGGGTGAATCTTGACTCCACCGCCCTGAGCGGGGCTTACAGGAAACTCTTCCATCTTTGGGCCAAGCTGAGTAGCCAGGAAGCCTGAGGAAGGTGGGCAGAGACCATCCCCCCTGAAGCAGTAGAAAAGGAGAGCTTTGGTTCCTTCCCTCCAGTACCTGTGCACAGTCAGCCTTGCCACATCCCTCCTTGCTGTGAGGGGCCAGCCACCGCTGACTTCTTTTCCCTCTGGCCCGTAATCACCATGGACCTGCAACGTTCTTGGGGTGGCTCAGAGCTGCCTTCTCCACAGTGGCGTTCATGCCACTCCTCTCTTCCCAGGATGATTCGGGCACCGTCCCTGACTATAACCAGCTGAAGAAGCAGGAGCTGCAGCCAGGCACAGCCTATAAGTTTCGTGTTGCCGGAATCAATGCCTGTGGCCGGGGGCCCTTCAGCGAAATCTCAGCCTTTAAGACGTGTCTGCCTGGTTTTCCAGGGGCCCCTTGTGCCATTAAAATCAGCAAAGTGAGTCTTGCCATCGGGTGGCCGTCTGTCCCTGGTTGGTTCCTGCACATGAGGTAGCCGGTGGGGGGGTAGGAGGGCTAGGTTTTGAGTCCCAGTTTGTCTTAGTCCTTCCACTTGGGGGAAGATCTCTTTGAAGCCCCTTGAACTACGACATGGAATATCTCTACTGTGTTAGAAAATGGCTTATGGGAGCCATGATCAGTCAGTTATGGAAGCTTCTAGCCTGTTCTGTTGTTGACCTGACCCCCTGGGTTCTAGAGTCCGGACGGTGCTCACCTCACCTGGGAGCCACCCTCTGTGACCTCCGGCAAGATCATCGAGTACTCGGTGTACCTGGCCATCCAGAGCTCACAGGCTGGGGGCGAGCTCAAGAGCTCCACCCCAGCCCAGCTGGCCTTCATGCGGGTGTACTGCgggcccagcccctcctgcctgGTGCAGTCCTCCAGCCTCTCCAACGCCCACATCGACTATACCACCAAGCCCGCCATCATCTTCCGCATCGCCGCCCGCAATGAGAAGGGCTATGGCCCAGCCACACAAGTGAGGTGGCTGCAGGGTGAGTGTCCTTTGTGGGACTCCTCAGGCAGCTTCTAGGGAAGGCACAGGAAGCTGGGTGCAGCAGGAGGAACTGTCACCACCTGAGATCTCTTCCCATGTGCAGTGTCTCCCTGCTTCCTTTGGTGTGCACACAGCCCCCCATGGGGGCGGCCATCGAGTGGAGCAGGGGACCCAGCTTCGGGCCTGGAGGTGCAGGGGACACTGCCTCAGGATGTTTGAGGGGACAAGCAGTGAGAGAGCTGGTAGGAAAGTGTAGGTTTCCAGGCCTGAAAACAGCGTGTCCCACGTCCCTGGAGTGCAGCAGGTGAAGGATGGAGGCCAGCCTACCTCCTGTCAGGTCATGCGCCTGCTCCAGCTCCCCTGGGCTCTGGGACATGGGAGGACAGTGAGAGGTGgaagctgagctgagctgagtgGGTTTCTAACCTACGTCCAGAGGGGAGTGAGTGATGGTGTGTTCTGGTCCCAAGGTGTGGCGTAAAAGGTGACCACCCACAGGGCAGGTGCCCCACCCTTGCCAGCTGCTGGTCATGCCATGTGGCACCAAGAGGCTCTGTGGGTGGGCAGGGCACATGTGTTCCTTGCTCTTGTTCTGTCACAGTGCTGCTcacccatctctctctttccttccagaAACCAGTAAAGACAGCTCTGGCACCAAGCCGGCCAACAAGCGGCCCATGTCCTCTCCAGAAATGTAAGCAGGAAGCCCCTTTCAGGAACCTTCGAGGCTGGGGAGTGGAAATAGCTGGGCTCAGCCTCTCGTCAAATGACTGACTGGGGGCCCGTAACCGGCCCCACACCAGGCCCTGCACTGGCAGGGCCTCCAGTGGTGCGGGGCCCACACtaactttctctttcctttttctgccttccAAGGAAATCTGCTCCAAAGAAATCTAAGGCCGATGGTCAGTGAGAGGAAGCTGACCAGCCCTGGATTCTTCTCCAGAACCCCCTGCTTCAGGAACACCCGCCAGGGCCCACCCCTCCCGCCCCATCCCGGCATTCGCACTTCACCCTCGCGAGCCGCTGTTCactcctctcccctttctctttctctctgtttttaaaataatctaaagaaAGCACATTTTACCATTGCTGTtgggaggaagcagaggcagatGGGAAAGCAGAGAGAGGAGCGCGCTTCTTTTCCTCCCTGCTGCTGCCCACCCTGGGGAGAGACCTTTGCGGGGAGGGAAGGCGGAGCTGAGGACAGCCAGCTCCGCCCTCCCAAGGCTGTGCGTTCCTGAGGGCCAGGTCGGGGGCGGGCATGGAGTGAGGAAAGGCACTCCTCTTGGCCCTCCCCAGAGTGGCTTTCCCAGCACCCTGGCCTGGGTGTctggttctgttttcttttcttcccctgtgTTTCCAGTCACCTAACTTCCCTTCCTCAGGCTCCCCCGGCCCGTCCTGCTCAGTGACCCCACAGGAAGCTTACACATTTTCTCAGAGGCCTTTGTGCTCCCACCTCTTCTACCCTCCCCCTCTTCTTTCccgttttaaaaaagaaaagaaggaaaaagaaaaaaggggcaaGGAGCCCCGCGGCGGCCTGGGCAGTGCCTGTGCAGACCTCCCTGCAGGCCACACTGCCAACTGCTgcatttgttgtgttttttaggTTGAAATTGGTGAAGTTCACACTTTCATTGTAATTTTAGCGTGTGGGGTTTTGTcccttttttcttgttgttagcTGTGTACAGAATgtgtaatcttttttctttttttttgtttgttttttgttttgttttgttgtgtttttgtttttttatttttttcttcttggctaATTCTTGGCAGGGATCTTTCTGGAGGAAAAGCTGGGGCCAGCCAGGGCAGGAGAGGTGTGAAATCTGCTACGTGGGGCCTGCTGTTTGCCACCCAGCCCAACTTCCTGTTGCTggcccctgccctctgccctttGGCCTGTCCTCAGGCCGCTGGAACAAAGGAAGGACAGCTCATTCCTCATGGGCGATCACTCCGCATCTATAGGGTTGAGGCCGGGGGAGCTTGAGGGAGGGCGGGGGCCTCCTTGTCCTGGGCTCCCAGctctccccctgccccctccctgagCACCACCGGCACCGCCTCCCACACAGGGCTGCTGCTTTCCGCAGGCACTGCTCCACCTCCCCCAAATTGTCATGGAAAGGGTGGAGAATGGAGGGGAACCAGGCGTCCTTGGAGGCAGCCCAGGAGGGCAACTGTAATGTCACCCACAAGGGAGGCTAGGGCAGTGGAGCAGGCCGCCAGCAGCAGCTACCCAGGCCAGCCTCCATGGCTGGGGGATCTGTTTGGAGTTTTCTGCCCCCGACCCTGAACTTCCGTCAAGGAGCAAGGCTTGCCAGCAAGTCAGAAGGATTTAAACTGAGCAGCCAATCTTTCCAGCCCTCCCCCACCGACCTCTGCCTGGAGATGCAGCAGCCTATGTCCTCCAGGACCTCTGGTTTGTTGTATTATAGTATATTTCGCTGTGGAAAATGTCACGTTTAGTCACCTTGGAGCCCACTCACCTGGTCCTGTTGTTTTACCCCATCCCTTCTCTCGCGCGCCTATTGATTTGTTTCTGAGGAGAGTACACCGTTCACTATTGTAGAGTAACCCCTGTGACTCAATATTACCATAGTGCGATGTCGTTTTGTGCTATTTTGAACaattaaaagactttttttgaAATAACCACTaggtgtctcactgtgtcccgGCATCCTCACAGGAGGCCTCAGCAGGAAGGCTGAGACCTGCCCTGGGCTCACGGGAGCCCCCTGGAGGGGAACCTGAGCTCTGGTGAAAGTGTAGAAGGCCCCAGAGTGAGGCCCCTGCTGTGGCCTGCAGTCTTTGGACTAAGTCGGACCAGGTTCCAGCAGGTTGCTTGGCAGCTGCCTTGCAGGGGGCAAGGGCCAAAGGATCCCTTGGGCAGCTGCTGCTGGCTTCCTGTGTCTGGGGCCAgatgtccctccctccctcccctcctacACTAGAGGATAGGATGGGGCAAAGGCCTGGCAGGTCACCAGCGGCAGCCTCCTTGGGTGGGTTTGGGGGTAGGTGGGCTGAGTCAAGTACACCATGGGTACTGCAGAGGTGGATCCCTTCCTCTGGCTTCCTCTTACATGTGAGCCATGCCCCCAAGGAGAAGAAGCAGAGCTTGTGATCCAGACTGACCACCTAGTGGCTGGGTCGGTGGGACAGCTGGGATCCTGTGGGCTGAATTTGTACCAGGAGGCCCAGAAAGCCCCGGGGCAAGGCGGCCGGAGCAGCATAGGCCTAGACGAGTCCAAGGGGAGTGACATCCCGCTTCTGGGGCCTGGTGCTCCTGGTGCACCTGTATTCCCTGCCCCCTCGAAGCCCCCCGCCTCCTGCCTTTGTTTCCCCCACACACCTCTACTGCCCAGTTTTCTTCAGAGCACCCAGGCACTCTGCTACCAGAAGCTCCCGGAGTAACAAAAGCCTCCGTGTCTCCACCTGTGGCATGGGTGTGTGTGCAAGGCCCTGTTGAATGCCACCTCTTCTGGGAAGCCTCTGTCATGTGGGGTGTGCTGTGTCATGTGGGGGCGGGGAAAGCAGACTGGCCAGGGCTTGACACCGGGAGCCGTGGCTCTGTCTTACCCACTGCAGCAACTGTGACCTGCCTTGGAGCCTAGCCTTGCAGAGGCCTAAGGAGAGGGGTGGGAAAGTGTCCTTTAGAGCAGAGTGGTAGGAGTCATGGCTGGGGCTGGTGGAGGCCAGGGGCCACATGGGGCTGGCCCCAGAACCGAGGGGCCTTGCGGATTTGCCATACCTTTGGCAAATGACTTTTTGGGCGCTTTGCCTGGTGGGGGTGGTACAAGGGTTCTTCCCACCCCACTCCTGTAGCTGGCACCTGCGGGGATACCCACCCTCTGCCTGCCTTCAGCTCACCTGTCTCACCGCGGCTGCATCACACTCCAGAAGGCAAGGGCCACATCAGCCATGCCTCTGGTGTTTATCTGAAAATACCGAGTTTCCGTCTGAGGGCACCACTCagcctggggaggcaggagggaggctggACATGAACATGACAGGCCTGTGAGCAGGGCAGGTAGATACTTAGTGCCCGGCTGGGCACAAAGCTCATCCCCTGAGCATGAGCCAAGGCCGAGGGTGGGTGTGAGCACACAGAGGATGCCTCCCCAGCTGCCAGG
It includes:
- the HCFC1 gene encoding host cell factor 1 isoform X3, which gives rise to MASAVSPANSPAVLLQPRWKRVVGWSGPVPRPRHGHRAVAIKELIVVFGGGNEGIVDELHVYNTATNQWFIPAVRGDIPPGCAAYGFVCDGTRLLVFGGMVEYGKYSNDLYELQASRWEWKRLKAKTPKNGPPPCPRLGHSFSLVGNKCYLFGGLANDSEDPKNNIPRYLNDLYILELRPGSGVVAWDIPITYGVLPPPRESHTAVVYTEKDNKKSKLVIYGGMSGCRLGDLWTLDIDTLTWNKPSLSGVAPLPRSLHSATTIGNKMYVFGGWVPLVMDDVKVATHEKEWKCTNTLACLNLDTMAWETILMDTLEDNIPRARAGHCAVAINTRLYIWSGRDGYRKAWNNQVCCKDLWYLETEKPPPPARVQLVRANTNSLEVSWGAVATADSYLLQLQKYDIPATAATATSPTPNPVPSVPANPPKSPAPAAAAPAVQPLTQVGITLLPQAAPAPPTTTTIQVLPTVPGSSISVPTAARTQGVPAVLKVTGPQATTGTPLVTMRPTSQAGKAPVTVTSLPAGVRMVVPTQSAQGTVIGSSPQMSGMAALAAAAAATQKIPPSSAPTVLSVPAGTTIVKTMAVTPGTTTLPATVKVASSPVMVSNPATRMLKTAAAQVGTSVSSATNTSTRPIITVHKSGTVTVAQQAQVVTTVVGGVTKTITLVKSPISVPGGSALISNLGKVMSVVQTKPVQTSAVTGQASTGPVTQIIQTKGPLPAGTILKLVTSADGKPTTIITTTQASGAGTKPTILGISSVSPSTTKPGTTTIIKTIPMSAIITQAGATGVTSSPGIKSPITIITTKVMTSGTGAPAKIITAVPKIATGHGQQGVTQVVLKGAPGQPGTILRTVPMGGVRLVTPVTVSAVKPAVTTLVVKGTTGVTTLGTVTGTVSTSLAGAGGHSTSASLATPITTLGTIATLSSQVINPTAITVSAAQTTLTAAGGLTTPTITMQPVSQPTQVTLITAPSGVEAQPVHDLPVSILASPTTEQPTATVTIADSGQGDVQPGTVTLVCSNPPCETHETGTTNTATTTVVANLGGHPQPTQVQFVCDRQEAAASLVTSTVGQQNGSVVRVCSNPPCETHETGTTTTATTATSNMAGQHGCSNPPCETHETGTTNTATTAMSSVGANHQRDARRACAAGTPAVIRISVATGALEAAQGSKPQCQTRQTSTTSTTMTVMATGAPCSAGPLLGPSMAREPGGRGPAFVQLAPLSSKVRLSSPGSKDLPAGRHSHVANTTAMARSSMGAGEPRTAPACESLQGGSPSTTVTVTALEALLCPSATVTQVCSNPPCETHETGTTNTATTSNAGSAQRVCSNPPCETHETGTTHTATTATSNGGTGQPEGGQQPPAGHPCETHQTTSTGTTMSVSMGALLPDATSSHRTLESGLEVAAAPSVTPQAGTALLAPFPTQRVCSNPPCETHETGTTHTATTVTSNMSSNQDPPPAASDQGEVESTQGDSVNITSSSAITTTVSSTLTRAVTTVTQSTPVPGPSVPISSMTETAPRALTTEVPIPAKITVTIANTETSDMPFSAVDILQPPEELQVSPGPRQQLPPRQLLQSASTALMGESTEVLSASQTPELPAAVDLSSTGEPSSGQESASSAVVATVVVQPPPPAQSEVDQLSLPQELMAEAQAGTTTLMVTGLTPEELAVTAAAEAAAQAAATEEAQALAIQAVLQAAQQAVMAGTGEPMDTSEAAATVTQAELGHLSAEGQEGQATTIPIVLTQQELAALVQQQQLQEAQAQQQHHHLPTEALAPADSLNDPAIESNCLNELAGTVPSTVALLPSTATESLAPSNTFVAPQPVVVASPAKLQAAATLTEVANGIESLGVKPDLPPPPSKAPMKKENQWFDVGVIKGTNVMVTHYFLPPDDAVPSDDDSGTVPDYNQLKKQELQPGTAYKFRVAGINACGRGPFSEISAFKTCLPGFPGAPCAIKISKSPDGAHLTWEPPSVTSGKIIEYSVYLAIQSSQAGGELKSSTPAQLAFMRVYCGPSPSCLVQSSSLSNAHIDYTTKPAIIFRIAARNEKGYGPATQVRWLQETSKDSSGTKPANKRPMSSPEMKSAPKKSKADGQ
- the HCFC1 gene encoding host cell factor 1 isoform X4; translation: MASAVSPANSPAVLLQPRWKRVVGWSGPVPRPRHGHRAVAIKELIVVFGGGNEGIVDELHVYNTATNQWFIPAVRGDIPPGCAAYGFVCDGTRLLVFGGMVEYGKYSNDLYELQASRWEWKRLKAKTPKNGPPPCPRLGHSFSLVGNKCYLFGGLANDSEDPKNNIPRYLNDLYILELRPGSGVVAWDIPITYGVLPPPRESHTAVVYTEKDNKKSKLVIYGGMSGCRLGDLWTLDIDTLTWNKPSLSGVAPLPRSLHSATTIGNKMYVFGGWVPLVMDDVKVATHEKEWKCTNTLACLNLDTMAWETILMDTLEDNIPRARAGHCAVAINTRLYIWSGRDGYRKAWNNQVCCKDLWYLETEKPPPPARVQLVRANTNSLEVSWGAVATADSYLLQLQKYDIPATAATATSPTPNPVPSVPANPPKSPAPAAAAPAVQPLTQVGITLLPQAAPAPPTTTTIQVLPTVPGSSISVPTAARTQGVPAVLKVTGPQATTGTPLVTMRPTSQAGKAPVTVTSLPAGVRMVVPTQSAQGTVIGSSPQMSGMAALAAAAAATQKIPPSSAPTVLSVPAGTTIVKTMAVTPGTTTLPATVKVASSPVMVSNPATRMLKTAAAQVGTSVSSATNTSTRPIITVHKSGTVTVAQQAQVVTTVVGGVTKTITLVKSPISVPGGSALISNLGKVMSVVQTKPVQTSAVTGQASTGPVTQIIQTKGPLPAGTILKLVTSADGKPTTIITTTQASGAGTKPTILGISSVSPSTTKPGTTTIIKTIPMSAIITQAGATGVTSSPGIKSPITIITTKVMTSGTGAPAKIITAVPKIATGHGQQGVTQVVLKGAPGQPGTILRTVPMGGVRLVTPVTVSAVKPAVTTLVVKGTTGVTTLGTVTGTVSTSLAGAGGHSTSASLATPITTLGTIATLSSQVINPTAITVSAAQTTLTAAGGLTTPTITMQPVSQPTQVTLITAPSGVEAQPVHDLPVSILASPTTEQPTATVTIADSGQGDVQPGTVTLVCSNPPCETHETGTTNTATTTVVANLGGHPQPTQVQFVCDRQEAAASLVTSTVGQQNGSVVRVCSNPPCETHETGTTTTATTATSNMAGQHGCSNPPCETHETGTTNTATTAMSSVGANHQRDARRACAAGTPAVIRISVATGALEAAQGSKPQCQTRQTSTTSTTMTVMATGAPCSAGPLLGPSMAREPGGRGPAFVQLAPLSSKVRLSSPGSKDLPAGRHSHVANTTAMARSSMGAGEPRTAPACESLQGGSPSTTVTVTALEALLCPSATVTQVCSNPPCETHETGTTNTATTSNAGSAQRVCSNPPCETHETGTTHTATTATSNGGTGQPEGGQQPPAGHPCETHQTTSTGTTMSVSMGALLPDATSSHRTLESGLEVAAAPSVTPQAGTALLAPFPTQRVCSNPPCETHETGTTHTATTVTSNMSSNQDPPPAASDQGEVESTQGDSVNITSSSAITTTVSSTLTRAVTTVTQSTPVPGPSVPPPEELQVSPGPRQQLPPRQLLQSASTALMGESTEVLSASQTPELPAAVDLSSTGEPSSGQESASSAVVATVVVQPPPPAQSEVDQLSLPQELMAEAQAGTTTLMVTGLTPEELAVTAAAEAAAQAAATEEAQALAIQAVLQAAQQAVMAGTGEPMDTSEAAATVTQAELGHLSAEGQEGQATTIPIVLTQQELAALVQQQQLQEAQAQQQHHHLPTEALAPADSLNDPAIESNCLNELAGTVPSTVALLPSTATESLAPSNTFVAPQPVVVASPAKLQAAATLTEVANGIESLGVKPDLPPPPSKAPMKKENQWFDVGVIKGTNVMVTHYFLPPDDAVPSDDDSGTVPDYNQLKKQELQPGTAYKFRVAGINACGRGPFSEISAFKTCLPGFPGAPCAIKISKSPDGAHLTWEPPSVTSGKIIEYSVYLAIQSSQAGGELKSSTPAQLAFMRVYCGPSPSCLVQSSSLSNAHIDYTTKPAIIFRIAARNEKGYGPATQVRWLQETSKDSSGTKPANKRPMSSPEMKSAPKKSKADGQ